In the genome of Nonlabens sp. MB-3u-79, one region contains:
- a CDS encoding SsrA-binding protein, with product MKKEVFKLLALINKAVLPSFTKRRLDLAKASKWQMALFGYKLWVTKNALD from the coding sequence ATGAAGAAAGAAGTATTCAAACTGCTAGCCCTAATCAATAAAGCGGTCTTACCCAGCTTTACAAAAAGGCGACTGGATCTTGCCAAAGCCAGTAAATGGCAAATGGCACTTTTTGGATACAAATTATGGGTAACTAAAAACGCACTAGACTAA
- a CDS encoding ABC transporter substrate-binding protein has product MFCNIPDQLGRMISLDQLPERIISLVPSQTELLIDLGLEDRLVGVTRYCIHPAGLIDKKKVVGGTKKIVESRILELQPDLIICNREENTPAIVSFCDHIAPTYVSDIDTLEQALEMIADLGELTGSKFKAKSLIRNISSSFKTLKKPELEHKALYLIWKKPYMSVGKGTFINDMLEKAGFINAAEGFVRYPELDVEAMIKLQPEAVFLSSEPYPFTADDIADLKLAFLTAPSQDPIKPNVIPEFKVVDGELFSWYGSRLLKTPAYLQSLQPKKSDLTF; this is encoded by the coding sequence ATGTTTTGTAATATACCAGATCAATTAGGTAGAATGATCTCGCTTGATCAACTGCCAGAACGCATCATATCTTTAGTACCCTCCCAAACCGAACTATTAATAGACTTAGGTCTAGAAGATAGGCTTGTGGGAGTAACTCGTTATTGTATACATCCAGCTGGATTGATCGATAAAAAAAAGGTAGTAGGAGGTACTAAAAAAATAGTAGAATCACGTATTTTAGAGCTACAGCCAGATCTTATTATTTGTAACCGAGAAGAAAACACACCTGCCATCGTTTCCTTTTGCGATCATATCGCACCTACTTACGTTTCTGATATAGATACCCTAGAACAAGCTCTAGAAATGATAGCTGATCTCGGGGAGCTTACAGGATCCAAATTCAAAGCAAAATCATTGATCAGAAATATCTCTAGTTCTTTCAAGACTTTGAAAAAACCAGAGTTAGAACACAAAGCTTTGTATCTCATTTGGAAAAAACCTTATATGAGTGTTGGAAAAGGTACTTTTATCAATGACATGCTGGAGAAAGCCGGATTTATAAATGCTGCTGAAGGCTTTGTCAGATATCCAGAATTAGACGTGGAAGCCATGATCAAGCTCCAGCCAGAGGCTGTGTTTTTATCCTCAGAACCTTATCCGTTTACTGCTGATGATATTGCCGATTTGAAACTAGCATTTCTTACAGCACCATCACAAGACCCGATTAAACCTAACGTCATTCCAGAATTTAAGGTAGTAGACGGCGAGTTGTTTTCTTGGTATGGGTCTAGATTATTAAAGACACCAGCGTATTTACAGAGTCTACAGCCCAAGAAAAGCGATTTGACTTTTTAA
- a CDS encoding LemA family protein, translating into MRKISGLGIAGIIVGLLVIYGIYWYNSTIGTNEGVTSSWANVETTYQRRNDLIPNIVATAKKYAEFEQETLIGVIEARSNATSIKVDASELTEENIAAYSKAQSAVSTGLGRLLATYENYPDLKANENFKELINELSRSENRISVARTRYNDAVKIYNVKIKRFPGNIMAGVYGFDEAAFFKADEGAEKAPDVDNLFGNN; encoded by the coding sequence ATGAGAAAAATAAGCGGATTAGGTATAGCAGGAATTATAGTAGGACTTTTAGTTATTTACGGTATCTATTGGTACAACAGTACTATAGGAACCAATGAAGGTGTAACCAGCTCTTGGGCAAATGTAGAAACCACCTATCAAAGGCGTAATGACTTAATTCCTAATATTGTAGCAACAGCTAAGAAGTATGCTGAGTTTGAACAAGAAACCTTGATTGGAGTTATTGAAGCGCGCTCAAACGCTACTTCTATCAAAGTGGATGCCTCTGAACTCACAGAAGAAAATATAGCGGCCTACTCTAAAGCACAAAGTGCCGTAAGTACAGGACTGGGAAGACTTCTAGCCACTTATGAAAATTACCCTGACCTCAAGGCAAATGAAAACTTTAAGGAGTTGATCAATGAGTTAAGTCGTTCTGAAAATAGAATTAGTGTTGCCAGAACACGCTACAACGATGCTGTAAAGATTTACAATGTGAAGATCAAACGCTTTCCAGGAAATATAATGGCAGGTGTTTATGGCTTTGATGAGGCAGCATTTTTTAAAGCAGACGAAGGTGCAGAAAAAGCCCCTGATGTAGACAACTTATTTGGAAATAATTAA
- a CDS encoding TPM domain-containing protein produces MSVKVEDFLNASQEQAIIEAIRQAEMRTSGEIRVHLESECSEPVKRAQELFHLLKMDNTKEENGILFYVSIDDKKFALIGDRGIHARVGDDFWSAVRDEVLSRFRESEFQNGLIAGIELVGKKLAAHFPWDTDDTNELSDEISVS; encoded by the coding sequence ATGTCAGTTAAAGTAGAGGACTTTCTCAACGCTTCACAAGAGCAAGCAATTATAGAAGCCATTCGTCAAGCTGAAATGCGTACGAGTGGAGAAATACGGGTGCATCTAGAATCCGAATGCAGTGAGCCTGTGAAACGCGCCCAAGAATTATTTCATTTGCTTAAAATGGATAATACTAAAGAAGAAAACGGAATTCTCTTTTACGTCTCCATAGATGATAAAAAGTTTGCTTTAATAGGGGATCGTGGTATTCACGCCAGAGTAGGAGATGATTTTTGGAGCGCTGTAAGAGATGAAGTTTTGTCTCGCTTTCGCGAAAGCGAATTCCAAAACGGCCTCATCGCAGGCATAGAACTAGTAGGTAAAAAACTTGCGGCCCATTTCCCTTGGGATACGGATGATACCAATGAACTTTCTGACGAAATATCTGTAAGCTGA
- a CDS encoding TPM domain-containing protein, producing the protein MKYFLYITLAFLSCSNFAQAQFDIPNRPSDGQQAFVYDYVDLLPKAQKEALNLKLKRYADTTSTQIVFAIINSANGEELDGLGAKWGQKWGIGQKDADNGILLILAVNDRKVDINTGYGIESILSDSDAERIVNRVLVPNFRSKNYYAGLDQGADAIFQGLQGEFKGSAAASDGIPWSFLLIMGVFLLIVILNVRNKNKGGGTGSRNPGGSLLDIIVLSSLGRGGFGGGGSSSGGGFGGGFGGGGFGGGGAGGSW; encoded by the coding sequence ATGAAGTATTTCTTATACATAACCCTAGCTTTTTTAAGCTGTTCTAACTTTGCTCAAGCGCAGTTTGATATTCCTAATCGTCCTTCAGATGGGCAACAAGCTTTTGTTTACGATTACGTAGACCTATTGCCCAAAGCACAAAAAGAGGCGCTCAACCTCAAGTTAAAACGCTATGCAGATACGACTTCTACGCAAATTGTATTTGCTATTATTAACAGTGCTAATGGAGAAGAACTGGACGGACTTGGAGCAAAGTGGGGTCAAAAATGGGGAATAGGTCAAAAAGATGCCGATAATGGTATTTTATTAATTCTTGCTGTGAATGATCGTAAAGTAGATATCAATACAGGCTACGGTATCGAGTCGATATTATCGGATTCTGATGCAGAACGTATCGTTAATCGCGTATTGGTTCCCAATTTTAGGAGCAAAAATTATTATGCAGGACTTGATCAAGGAGCAGATGCTATTTTTCAGGGCCTTCAAGGCGAGTTTAAAGGTTCTGCTGCGGCAAGCGATGGCATTCCTTGGTCTTTTTTATTGATCATGGGAGTTTTTCTTTTGATCGTTATTCTTAACGTACGCAATAAAAATAAAGGTGGTGGTACAGGGAGCAGGAATCCTGGAGGCTCTTTACTAGATATTATCGTTTTAAGCAGTTTGGGACGAGGTGGTTTTGGTGGTGGCGGTAGCAGCTCCGGTGGTGGTTTTGGTGGCGGCTTCGGTGGTGGCGGTTTCGGCGGCGGCGGCGCTGGTGGTAGCTGGTAG
- a CDS encoding T9SS type B sorting domain-containing protein — MNCNHLNKELFLIIFLLISCQSFSQLINTTTTLPVDQLVQQALGNDCMEISNVSSSINGNVDGLNSFGSFTQGGSSFPFSDGFFLSTGDGNRIGNTLITTDLSDGTAAWTGDNDLENITGITNTVNATVIEFDLISSSNRISFNYLLASEEYQLDFPCNVGDRFALLLRPQGGTYQNIAVLPNTSTPVGIDTIHPEVVGQCHAANQSFFAGQMLGDTNFEGRTVTLTAAATVLPNTVYHLKMVIADQSNFDPTAYDSAIFIEAGSLQAEVDLGPDLFPCIEATLNADIGNNLATFRWFRDNTELLGQTSSTLVADTTGNYRVEISIALPGSNCIITDDVFVTVDPNQLNINIADQSLCDDSSADGFESFDLLNLGNNALTQLPAGNYTTDFYFDQTDAQNEVGQLPDNYTNTISPQTIYIRINDLNTGCQGIQPVQLIVNDALVATDFTFNTCDNNSDGILNINLSTLDSGVTTATSNVAISYHLTESEALNNTSPLSGTYTNFSNPDTIFARVYNTISGCFAVSEVTINIVLPPSLNSDLEVIDACDTDQNGFATFNLSSVIPDFTTAPSNFNISYHTSQADADNNVNAITNPNSYDNITPRIQRVYIRFESLTTGCATISPLDLYTNLLLDRTNIIDQSQCDDISNDGFESFSLEEIALGFINGIPNVDIEFFESEMDQLSDINQLDPLIGYTNLTNPQTLYIRINSPTCTEFAEFEIRVEPYFESAAVPDQTYCDEDQDLVTTIPLNEFDNAVRGAFGNDHSVLYYLSQTDADDRINAVTSVVNTTNPFTVYAELIAPNGCSDNQTMQINILPAPVSGTPAGFIICDNDQDGFSLINLSSQETQLTTDANRAITYHNNFLDAELGTNPISNPTNYNTQTTSIFVRVENTITGCETIVIQPIIVNTLPVFPSISTYQLCESDADNVEDFFFSIKDFEILNGQMGKTVRYYRNSTDANARNNEIDKFSAYQNTSNPQTIWARVENDTDISCYGVDSFLIQVDESPTYNAPADLRICDDDNDGFFTFDLQQSIDGIRAGITANLNVSFHVSILEAESNTNPLGLNFTNTVNPQTIYARIGNDVNCFVVEDIVYNVIDSPQTNDISPSILCDTDLDGFAVFDLTTRETDLVGSRPFNSTLSWHTSIADATNDLNPISNDASFTNTTNPQSVYLRYYNTVSMCFSIGTLDLMVNLPPELLTVSDFSICENPTQTAQLDEVTPLFIDPLPAGFSTSFYSTNLDAINATNALNTDYNYTANNTSLFIRVENGVSGCFSTAPFNLRILAAPQIASAGSYDIRICDDNFDGIRNFNLSSNISSILNGLDPTNHSVQFYPTLIDADAETNQITDTNVSVNQSDTFYIRVTNTTTNCSSTGTFEAFVDPLPILVIDPVHIICNNTFVNVDASNAVFGESYLWSTGATTSNINITAAGNYSVQVTSNRGCTAPAINFTVIASETPMVNFVASTNFEDPNSIRVTVNGTGDYRFILDNGPAQLSNLFTNVSRGFHEVSVIDLNGCAPSPPQLVLIIDYPRFFTPNNDSFNDTWYVEGIDTFDNATFYIFDRYGKLLKSYGKDSNGWDGIYNGNPMPSSDYWFLLEIEDTRGNIEVKGHFSLKR; from the coding sequence TTGAACTGCAATCATTTAAATAAAGAGCTCTTCTTGATCATTTTCTTATTGATAAGTTGTCAAAGTTTTTCCCAACTCATCAATACCACTACCACACTACCGGTGGATCAATTAGTACAGCAAGCATTGGGTAATGACTGTATGGAGATATCTAATGTTAGCTCAAGTATAAATGGCAATGTTGATGGATTAAATAGTTTCGGCAGTTTTACGCAAGGTGGTTCTTCATTTCCTTTTTCAGATGGTTTCTTTTTGAGTACTGGTGATGGCAATCGTATAGGAAACACACTAATTACCACAGATTTAAGTGATGGAACAGCTGCTTGGACTGGAGATAATGATCTGGAGAATATTACAGGAATCACAAATACAGTGAATGCAACTGTCATAGAGTTTGATCTCATAAGCAGCTCAAATAGAATTAGTTTCAACTACTTACTCGCCTCAGAAGAATATCAATTAGACTTTCCATGCAACGTAGGTGATCGGTTTGCTTTATTACTAAGACCACAAGGCGGTACTTATCAAAATATTGCCGTGCTCCCCAACACCAGTACTCCAGTGGGTATAGACACCATTCACCCAGAGGTGGTAGGACAATGTCACGCCGCAAATCAAAGTTTTTTTGCAGGTCAGATGTTAGGCGATACTAATTTTGAGGGACGTACAGTAACTTTAACTGCTGCAGCAACGGTTCTTCCTAATACGGTCTATCACCTTAAAATGGTTATAGCAGATCAATCCAACTTTGATCCAACCGCATATGACAGTGCTATTTTTATTGAGGCCGGCAGTTTACAAGCCGAAGTAGATCTAGGCCCAGATTTATTTCCTTGTATTGAAGCCACGCTAAATGCAGACATAGGTAACAATCTAGCCACTTTTAGATGGTTCAGAGATAACACAGAACTTCTAGGACAAACCAGCAGTACTCTTGTTGCTGACACTACTGGAAATTATCGAGTAGAAATAAGTATCGCCCTTCCTGGTTCTAATTGTATTATCACAGATGACGTCTTTGTCACTGTCGACCCCAACCAACTCAATATTAATATTGCTGATCAATCGCTATGTGATGACTCCAGTGCAGATGGCTTTGAATCTTTTGATTTACTCAACTTGGGTAACAATGCTCTGACACAACTTCCTGCAGGGAACTATACTACAGACTTTTATTTTGATCAAACTGACGCACAAAATGAAGTGGGTCAACTACCTGATAACTATACAAATACCATTAGCCCACAAACGATCTACATACGCATTAATGATTTAAATACAGGCTGTCAAGGCATACAACCAGTCCAACTCATCGTTAATGATGCACTTGTAGCCACAGACTTCACTTTCAATACTTGTGATAACAATAGTGATGGTATATTAAATATAAATCTGTCTACATTAGATTCTGGAGTAACTACTGCTACTTCCAATGTTGCCATTTCTTATCATCTTACAGAAAGTGAAGCCCTCAACAACACATCACCTCTTTCTGGTACGTATACCAATTTTTCAAATCCAGACACCATATTTGCTCGAGTTTATAACACTATTAGTGGCTGTTTTGCTGTAAGCGAAGTGACCATAAATATCGTTTTACCACCTTCCCTAAATAGTGATTTAGAAGTAATAGATGCCTGTGATACAGATCAAAACGGTTTTGCTACCTTTAATCTGTCCAGTGTTATTCCTGATTTCACAACTGCTCCAAGTAATTTCAATATTAGTTATCATACCTCTCAAGCAGACGCAGATAACAATGTAAATGCCATTACCAATCCTAATTCTTATGATAACATCACACCTAGGATACAACGTGTCTATATTAGATTTGAATCATTAACTACAGGCTGTGCCACCATTTCCCCTCTGGACCTTTATACAAATCTTTTATTAGACAGAACAAATATTATAGACCAATCACAATGTGATGATATTAGTAATGACGGGTTTGAAAGCTTTAGTTTAGAAGAAATTGCCTTGGGATTTATCAATGGCATTCCAAATGTGGATATTGAATTCTTTGAATCTGAAATGGATCAACTTTCTGATATAAATCAACTGGATCCTTTGATAGGTTATACAAATCTTACCAATCCTCAAACATTGTACATAAGAATAAATAGTCCTACTTGTACCGAGTTTGCAGAATTTGAGATTAGGGTGGAGCCTTATTTTGAATCGGCAGCTGTTCCTGATCAAACCTATTGTGATGAAGATCAAGATCTTGTTACTACTATTCCACTTAATGAATTTGACAATGCGGTAAGAGGGGCTTTTGGTAATGACCATAGTGTTCTTTATTACTTATCACAAACAGATGCAGATGATAGAATTAATGCTGTTACAAGTGTTGTAAATACGACCAATCCATTTACTGTTTATGCAGAGTTAATTGCACCGAATGGATGCAGTGATAACCAAACGATGCAAATAAACATTCTGCCAGCTCCTGTATCTGGAACACCCGCAGGTTTTATAATTTGCGATAACGATCAAGATGGTTTTTCCTTGATAAACCTTAGCTCTCAAGAGACACAACTAACAACTGACGCAAATAGAGCCATTACGTACCACAATAATTTTTTGGATGCCGAATTAGGAACCAACCCTATCTCCAACCCTACCAATTATAACACACAAACAACATCCATATTTGTGCGAGTTGAAAACACGATAACCGGCTGTGAAACTATTGTTATACAACCTATTATAGTCAATACATTACCCGTATTCCCAAGCATCAGCACTTATCAACTTTGTGAATCAGACGCTGATAATGTGGAAGACTTTTTCTTTTCCATTAAAGATTTTGAAATATTAAATGGTCAGATGGGTAAAACAGTGCGCTATTATAGAAATAGTACCGATGCCAACGCAAGAAACAATGAAATCGATAAGTTCAGTGCTTATCAAAATACAAGCAATCCACAAACGATTTGGGCAAGAGTAGAAAATGATACCGATATTTCTTGTTATGGAGTAGATTCCTTTCTCATACAAGTAGATGAATCTCCCACCTACAATGCTCCAGCAGATTTAAGGATTTGTGATGATGATAATGATGGTTTTTTTACGTTTGACTTACAGCAATCCATAGATGGAATAAGAGCAGGAATCACTGCTAACCTAAACGTATCCTTCCATGTATCTATATTAGAGGCAGAGTCCAATACAAATCCATTAGGCCTTAATTTTACAAATACAGTAAACCCTCAGACTATTTATGCGAGAATAGGTAATGATGTGAATTGTTTTGTAGTGGAGGATATTGTTTATAATGTTATCGACAGTCCACAAACTAATGACATCTCACCTTCGATTTTATGCGACACAGATTTAGACGGTTTTGCTGTATTTGATTTGACAACAAGAGAAACAGATCTCGTGGGCTCGCGACCTTTTAATTCTACTTTGTCATGGCATACCAGCATTGCTGATGCAACAAATGATCTCAACCCTATTAGTAACGATGCTTCTTTTACCAACACTACAAATCCGCAATCGGTTTATTTAAGGTACTACAATACTGTTTCTATGTGTTTTAGTATAGGCACCTTAGATTTAATGGTCAACCTACCCCCTGAACTATTAACTGTTAGTGACTTCTCCATTTGTGAAAACCCAACCCAAACGGCCCAACTAGACGAAGTCACTCCTTTGTTTATAGATCCTTTACCTGCCGGTTTTAGCACCAGCTTTTATAGCACAAACCTCGATGCGATCAACGCAACAAACGCATTGAATACGGACTATAATTATACCGCAAACAACACCTCTTTATTTATAAGAGTAGAAAATGGAGTTAGTGGCTGTTTCTCTACTGCTCCTTTTAACTTAAGAATCCTGGCAGCACCACAAATCGCTTCAGCAGGAAGTTATGACATCAGAATTTGTGATGATAATTTTGATGGAATTCGCAATTTTAATTTATCCAGCAATATCAGTAGTATCTTAAACGGTTTAGACCCCACAAACCACAGCGTTCAATTTTATCCTACTTTGATAGATGCTGATGCTGAAACGAACCAAATCACAGATACCAACGTTTCTGTTAATCAATCAGACACCTTCTATATAAGAGTTACCAACACCACAACAAACTGCAGCAGTACCGGTACCTTTGAAGCGTTTGTAGATCCATTACCTATTTTGGTGATAGATCCTGTACATATTATTTGTAACAATACATTTGTTAACGTAGATGCTTCCAATGCTGTCTTTGGAGAAAGCTACCTCTGGTCTACAGGAGCAACTACGAGCAACATTAACATCACCGCAGCCGGAAACTATAGCGTTCAAGTAACCAGTAATAGAGGTTGTACAGCCCCCGCTATAAACTTTACAGTCATAGCATCAGAAACACCTATGGTAAACTTTGTAGCCTCTACTAACTTTGAAGATCCAAATTCCATTAGGGTTACTGTTAACGGTACGGGAGATTATAGATTTATATTAGACAACGGTCCAGCGCAATTAAGTAACCTGTTTACTAATGTGAGTAGAGGTTTTCACGAGGTGAGTGTCATCGACCTAAACGGCTGTGCACCTTCTCCTCCACAACTTGTTTTGATTATAGATTACCCTAGGTTTTTCACACCTAACAATGATAGTTTTAATGATACTTGGTACGTGGAAGGGATTGATACGTTTGATAATGCGACCTTTTACATTTTTGACCGGTATGGCAAATTATTAAAAAGCTACGGTAAGGATAGTAACGGTTGGGATGGAATATATAATGGCAATCCTATGCCTTCTTCAGACTATTGGTTCTTATTAGAAATAGAGGACACCAGAGGTAATATAGAAGTGAAAGGCCATTTTTCCTTAAAGCGATAG
- a CDS encoding CAL67264 family membrane protein, translating into MALNKNGVLGWATLIMIIVGLGLIALGAFKYQEVAGYGFAAVGVGFFAIAWVFNALKGRV; encoded by the coding sequence ATGGCATTGAATAAAAATGGAGTTTTAGGATGGGCAACTTTGATCATGATCATCGTTGGTTTAGGACTTATTGCATTAGGTGCTTTTAAGTATCAAGAAGTTGCAGGTTATGGATTTGCAGCGGTAGGAGTTGGTTTTTTTGCTATCGCGTGGGTTTTTAATGCGCTTAAAGGAAGAGTATAG
- the ettA gene encoding energy-dependent translational throttle protein EttA gives MSDDKQVIFSMSGLSKTYQSTGKQVLKNIHLSFFYGAKIGILGLNGSGKSTLMKIIAGMEKNYQGDINFLPGYHVGYLEQEPQLDETKTVMEIVREGVAETVAVLDEYNKINDDFGLEEVYTDADKMEKLMNRQAILQDKIDALNAWELDTKLEIAMDALRTPPGEAEIKNLSGGERRRVALCRLLLQQPEILLLDEPTNHLDAESVLWLEQHLAQYKGTVIAVTHDRYFLDNVAGWILELDRGEGIPWKGNYSSWLEQKGDRLAKEEKTESKRQKTLQRELDWVRQGAKGRQTKQKARLSNYDKLLNEDQKAKEENLEIYIPNGPRLGTNVIEANGVSKAFGDKLLYEDLNFVLPQNGIVGIIGPNGAGKTTIFKMIMDQEKPDKGSFAVGETVQLAYVDQDHSNIDPEKSIWENFADSQDMIMMGGKMVNSRAYLSRFNFSGSEQNKKVSALSGGERNRLHLAMTLKEEGNVLLLDEPTNDLDVNTLRALEEGLDNFAGCAVIISHDRWFLDRVCTHIIAFEGDSQIYSFEGSFTEYEENKRKRLGDHAPKRIRYKKLTRD, from the coding sequence ATGAGCGACGATAAACAAGTTATTTTTTCCATGTCAGGTCTTTCAAAGACTTATCAAAGTACTGGAAAACAAGTATTAAAAAACATTCACCTAAGTTTTTTCTACGGTGCAAAAATCGGTATTCTAGGTCTTAACGGTTCTGGTAAATCTACTTTGATGAAGATCATTGCTGGGATGGAAAAGAACTATCAAGGGGATATCAATTTCTTGCCGGGGTATCATGTAGGTTATCTCGAGCAAGAGCCACAGCTTGATGAGACAAAAACTGTTATGGAAATTGTACGTGAAGGTGTAGCAGAAACTGTCGCTGTTCTTGATGAATACAATAAAATCAATGACGATTTTGGCCTAGAAGAAGTATACACAGATGCCGATAAGATGGAGAAGTTGATGAATCGTCAAGCGATTCTTCAAGATAAAATCGATGCGTTAAACGCTTGGGAGCTGGACACCAAATTGGAAATAGCAATGGATGCATTGCGCACACCACCAGGGGAAGCTGAGATAAAGAACCTATCTGGTGGAGAACGTCGTCGTGTAGCACTTTGTAGGCTGTTATTACAGCAGCCAGAAATACTTTTGTTAGATGAACCAACCAACCACTTGGACGCAGAGTCTGTATTATGGCTAGAACAACACCTTGCTCAATATAAAGGAACTGTTATCGCTGTAACTCACGATAGGTACTTTTTAGACAATGTTGCTGGATGGATCTTAGAATTAGATCGAGGTGAAGGAATTCCATGGAAAGGGAATTATTCCAGTTGGTTAGAGCAAAAAGGAGACCGACTAGCAAAAGAAGAAAAAACCGAATCTAAAAGACAGAAAACCCTTCAACGAGAGCTGGACTGGGTGCGTCAGGGAGCAAAAGGTAGACAGACCAAACAAAAAGCGCGTTTGAGTAATTATGACAAGCTTTTAAATGAAGATCAAAAGGCCAAAGAAGAAAATCTAGAGATCTATATTCCTAACGGTCCACGTTTAGGAACTAATGTTATTGAAGCTAATGGAGTGAGTAAGGCATTTGGCGACAAGCTGCTTTATGAAGATTTGAATTTTGTACTACCTCAAAATGGAATTGTTGGGATTATAGGTCCTAACGGTGCTGGTAAAACCACCATCTTTAAAATGATCATGGATCAAGAAAAGCCGGATAAAGGTTCTTTTGCAGTAGGAGAAACGGTACAGCTAGCTTATGTAGATCAAGATCACTCTAACATAGATCCAGAGAAGTCCATCTGGGAGAACTTTGCAGACAGTCAGGACATGATCATGATGGGAGGAAAAATGGTGAATTCTAGAGCTTATCTAAGTCGTTTTAATTTTTCGGGTAGTGAGCAAAATAAAAAGGTATCGGCACTTTCTGGTGGAGAGCGCAACCGTTTGCACCTTGCTATGACACTTAAAGAAGAAGGAAACGTATTACTACTGGATGAGCCTACTAACGACCTTGATGTAAACACATTAAGAGCACTTGAAGAAGGACTGGATAACTTTGCGGGATGTGCCGTAATTATCTCGCATGACAGGTGGTTTTTAGATAGAGTTTGTACTCATATCATCGCTTTTGAAGGTGATTCTCAAATCTATTCTTTTGAAGGTAGTTTTACAGAGTATGAAGAAAATAAGAGAAAACGACTAGGGGATCATGCTCCTAAGAGAATCCGTTATAAGAAATTGACAAGAGACTAA
- a CDS encoding zinc-dependent peptidase, whose translation MAPYAFAVVGFGFLSIFAHIILRGIQRKRDFLWYRQALSYRRLPLSRKRVLETYPFYEQLPLKNKKQFEHRVAAFIADKDFRNRYQGTVTDHQVVLISCVACQLSFGRRNYLYPMLNTILLFPEAFMSPTNQVLHKGEFNPLAKVLAISWYDFKEGMDITNDNLHLGIHEFTHVMHFESDRSNDIDAVRFKKYTNKILRELMKPDVRSKLDQTQFFRDYAFTNQYEFMAVLSEYFFESNADFKTTFPLIYGHLTKALLFKEEWIMK comes from the coding sequence ATGGCACCATACGCCTTTGCTGTGGTAGGCTTTGGATTTTTATCCATTTTTGCCCACATCATATTGCGAGGTATTCAAAGAAAGCGTGATTTTTTATGGTACCGACAAGCCTTAAGTTATCGCAGGTTGCCGCTTTCGCGAAAGCGAGTTCTAGAAACATACCCCTTCTACGAGCAACTTCCCCTTAAAAATAAAAAGCAGTTTGAGCATCGAGTAGCTGCCTTTATTGCAGATAAAGATTTTAGGAATAGGTATCAAGGTACTGTGACTGACCATCAAGTGGTATTGATATCTTGTGTTGCTTGCCAATTGAGTTTTGGACGCCGCAACTATTTGTATCCTATGCTGAATACGATTTTGTTATTTCCAGAGGCTTTTATGAGCCCTACTAATCAGGTATTGCATAAAGGCGAATTTAATCCACTAGCTAAAGTGCTAGCGATCTCCTGGTATGATTTTAAGGAAGGAATGGATATAACTAATGATAATCTTCACTTAGGCATACATGAATTTACCCATGTCATGCATTTTGAAAGTGACCGTAGTAATGATATTGATGCTGTAAGATTCAAAAAATACACCAATAAAATTCTCCGGGAATTGATGAAACCAGACGTGCGTAGCAAGCTGGATCAAACACAGTTCTTTAGAGATTATGCCTTTACAAATCAGTATGAATTCATGGCGGTGCTTTCAGAATACTTTTTTGAATCAAATGCTGATTTTAAAACAACCTTTCCGTTAATATATGGTCATCTTACTAAAGCATTGCTTTTTAAGGAAGAATGGATCATGAAGTAG